Genomic window (Planctomycetota bacterium):
CGTCGCGGACGCGATCGACGTGCCGGTGGGCGCCGGCTCGTTCCGCTGCCCGACGAGCAGCGGCGACCTCGAGGTGTTCACGCACCGGCCGCGGTCGTTCGACCCGGCGCGGGGGCGCCTGCTGCTGGTGTTCCACGGCGTCCAGCGCAATGCCGAGGAATACCGCGACTGGGCGGTGCCTTTGGCGGAGGCGACCGGTGCCCTGGTGGCCACGCCGAAGTTCACCAAGGAAGCGTTTCCCAACACCAAATACCAGCAGGGCAACCTCCTCGCCGACGGCGCCGTCGTGCCGCGCGAGGAGTGGACGTGGAACCTCGTGCCGGTCGTCGCCGCCGCGCTTCGCGCCCGGATCGGGCGCGACGACGCGCCTTTTGACCTCATCGGCCATTCGGCGGGGGGGCAGTTCCTCGTACGCTCGGCGGCGTTCGTCGATACGGGCGCCGACCGCGTCGTCGCCGCCAACCCGGGCACGCATCTCTTTCCAACGCGCGACCTCGACTACCCGCTCGGCTTTGGCGGCCTTCCCGAGGAGTTTGGCGGCGACGACGCCATCCGCCGCTACCTTGATCGGCCGCTGACGCTGTACCTCGGCACCGCCGATACGGTCGCCGACCGTAATTTCGACACGTCCCCGGAGGCGATGCAGCAGGGGGCGAGCCGGTATGAGCGCGGCCACAATGCGTATGCCATGGCCCGAAAGGTGGCCGCCGACCGGGGGTGGAAGGTACGCTGGCGGATCGTCGAGGCCGAGGGGATCGCGCACGTCGCCGCGCGGATGTTCGCCCATCCGTCGGCCGTCGTCGCACTGACCGGCCCGGAGTCATGAGCCACCGCCCGAGAGCTCGCGCTCGAGGCGATCGATTCGTCTTTTTTTCCTCATTCGGCCCCCCCGGAACCAGCACCATGACCCGCCACCTTGCCCCGCGCGCCGGCTTCACGCTCGTCGAGCTGCTCGTCGTGATCGCGATCATCGGCACGCTCGTCGGCCTCCTCCTCCCCGCGGTGCAGGCGGCGCGCGAGAGCGCCAACCGAATGGCCTGCCAGAACCAGCTCAAGCAGCTCGGCCTCGCGGCACAAAACTATCTGTCGGCGATGCGTGGCCTGCCGCCGTCGAGCTATGACAACACGACCAATCCCGCGCCGGCGTTCCCCGCACCGATCCCCGCCAACCAGTCGCCGCGCAGCGTGCTCTTCATCCTCCTCCCCTACTACGAGCAGGAGACGCTCCGCAACGCCTTCAACCCCGCCCAGGACTGGCGCCAGGGGCCGCCGTCGCCCAACCGGACCGCGATCGCGATCCCGGTGAAGACGTTCCTCTGCCCGTCGACGGGCAATCCCGACCGGACACGGTCGATCTCGAGCACGACGTTCGGCACGATCGTTGGCGCGGTGAGTGACTATTTCACGATCAACCGGATCCGCGCCGAGGTCGCCAGCACGCTCAATCCGAGCCCCGGCTCCGGCTGGTGCGCCGCGCTGCGGCCGAATGTCCTCACGCCGATCGCGCAGATCAC
Coding sequences:
- a CDS encoding DUF1559 domain-containing protein; its protein translation is MSHRPRARARGDRFVFFSSFGPPGTSTMTRHLAPRAGFTLVELLVVIAIIGTLVGLLLPAVQAARESANRMACQNQLKQLGLAAQNYLSAMRGLPPSSYDNTTNPAPAFPAPIPANQSPRSVLFILLPYYEQETLRNAFNPAQDWRQGPPSPNRTAIAIPVKTFLCPSTGNPDRTRSISSTTFGTIVGAVSDYFTINRIRAEVASTLNPSPGSGWCAALRPNVLTPIAQITDGTTRTLLFVESAGNPQLFNMGRKGSLVPTATTYTTTQGAGIWADHRTPITFDGCNPTTGGAYATSNSAVPPAVGAAVATRTQAVNCTNDEEVYAFHPGGANLVRCDGSVGFVTDAITVPVFTALITRQNAEAVSDE